The genomic window AACACAAGGTTAAATAGGAACCTGTCATGTCAATAAAGTTAGACTGTAAGATAGCATCTACTAATATTCATTTAACcgttttagaaaatggattattaGACATTTGGTACATAAAACATGTACTCTCAGCATTATCATTGCCTACTAAGGGAACATTTATTTGCGCCTTTACCATTCCATTATCCAGAGCCCACCCAAACACGAGCATGACACGCAGACCCTACACTATCGTGCACCCACATgtcaaaaataacaaacaagaGTGTGTCTGTGTGTGCAACCTCTCCGTGACCGTACCATTTCACCCCCCGACTTTCCCCACCGAAGTGGCCCCCGGCGacgatttctttcttttccttctttcccCTCTCCAAATCCGATCCAGCCCGTCGCAGCCAACTCTTGCCGGTGCATATCTCCTCCGCTTTCTTCGTACTCACCATGCATGTACCTACCCTACAAGTTCCACTGACAGACCCTGCCTCTTGGTTgaagggcccacctgtcatgcaAAGGGGTAGCCTACCACGGTTGATCGGGGGTTGCGGATTGGGCTTATTATGGCCGATTCGCCGAAAGTGCAACAGGGTGTGGCCCCACCGTCCGGCGCCGTCGATGTCATCCCTCCCgacgccgcgcggcgccgcgaGCGCCGTCCGTTTCTGGCGGAGCCCGTAGGGCGCTGTCGCCCACCAGGGTTCACAATTCAGCCCCAATCGTTTGTCAcgtatataaataaaaaacttatatatacgtattcttaacgatctaaaagtaaGACTAAAAAAcaaactatgataaaaaaacccaaaattaacttttaaatttaaagttgaaaatttaaattttaaatgataaGTATgggcgaaaagatgaggctatAGAGTTGATCGCAACAGCTGCAGCAAACCTAATATAATGTCTACTACTGTAGATACAACACGAAAAAAATTTActaatatacttattttttcaataatttacgTTTATATATCTGTATTGTAAggatttataaaaatatacccATCCTGCAATGGTCCCACAACTCTAAAACACGGGTGCGACGGTCCCGCAGATTCAAAACGCGGGACCGCGACGGTCACGCGTGACCAAAACGTGGCACCGCCATAGTAGCGATTTTTATCAATGCGTTGACACTGTTCACACAATGTTTTATAATGTTCACACACTATCTGGCACTGTTACTATTTGGCACTGTTTGCATGCCGGTTCCGCACAATGGGTCTGCGGGATTGCCTAATAAATAGTGCTAAACAGTCTTTAAAACAGTACTAAACAGTGCCGATCGGATAATAAAATCGCTCTAGCCGCCGTGCCGTGTTTTGGTCGCGCGAGATCGTCGCGGTCCTGCGTTTTGGATCTGTGGGACCGTCGTGGTGCAGCACTACCGTCCCGCGGGACCGTTGCGGGATGGGTATATTTTTACAATTTCtttccatgcatatatataatggcaaattattgaaaaaataagtatatttgcAAATTTTTTCCGATACAACGCAGCCACAGCCATAGCTTGCTGCAAAGCAGCACAAAAGATCAGCCCCTATATCGGATCAAAATCCACTCACAAGCTGTATCATCAGATTTCGTGGAACCTATTAACAAACAGATAAAATCCGGCAAATTTTATCAAAAGTTTAAAATTCACTATGGATTTTTGAACTTAACGGAAAAAAAAGAGTGGTTTGTATTTTTAATCCGGTTTTCACGAAATCCAAATCGGATCTCACTCAGGCTTGGTTCGATAGATGAGTTTGAAGAAGGATTTCCGGTGCACGCGAAACAAGAAAACTCACTAGCAAATGATTAATcaaatattaactattataaatttaaaaaatagatttatttaatttttttaaaaataacttctatgtagaatttttttttaaaaaacacacatcatttaacaattttaaaaaatatactaatggAAAATAAGAAAAGTTAAAGTTTGGAGTCGAAAGAAAACTGTGAACCTGATCGCTACCGTCGTATGGGTGCGGTGCCGCACGCCCGCACGGCGAGAGGTGGCTGGGCTGGCGAGCTATTCGAGTACTCGTATCAAACTAGACAACGGGGCGAGCTTTCGGGCAAAAGAAAAATGCGATGGAGTGCGGCCGGTTTTTTCTGTTGGCTGTAAAGCGGTTGGTTCTTTTCCGCTGGCAAAACCTTTCGTTGCGGCGCACACGGCCAGCCGGGCACCGCGCACATTCTGCCGGGCCGGGGGCCTCTCTTTTGCGGGCGGACTCCTGGTCGCGAATCATGGCGCTAGCTTGCTTCGTGCACGCACGGGCGGGCACACGGCCGCGGAAAGCGTACGTACGTGCTCGCCACTGGAGTACGACTCAAATCGATCGGATATCCCGTGCAAATgatggtgtggtgtggtgtccCGGGATCGTTCGCTCGGCGGGCACAGCAGAGAGGAGGAGAACGAGAGCTTTGGCTGCGTGCCGTGGCGGGAGGTGGAATGGACTAATGGGGGCGACGGCCCGTCCGAAATAGTATAGGTTTTGGATGCGAGAAACGGCCCAACAATGGCAGTGGTGTCTGGGCCTCTCTGCCTGAGGGACACACGGACGCACAGGGCACTGTCGGTGTCAATGAGCAGCCTTGCACTGCAGTGGCAATCGGCAACTTGAATTCCATCCTCCTTCTAACCCATTGGTGTGACCTCTACAACCtcctgcttcttctttttttttaacgtgTCCTGTAACTCAGActtaggccctatttagtttcaaagtttttttttcaaacttccaacttttcatcacatcaaacctttcatacacacacaacttttctatcacatcgtaccaatttcaaccaaacttccaaacttcagtgtgaactaaacacaacattACTAAAATGTGACTACAATAGACAGgtatagaaaaaaattttggTTGCAAAATTGTACTAGTAAGGGCTTGTGTAGTTCGTGAACGAAAATTTTAGGctgtgtcacatcagatatatggacactcatttgaagtattaaacgtagactaataacgaAACGATTTTGCttggaaactgcgagatgaatctattaagcttaattaatccgtcattagcaaatgtttactataacaccacattatcaaatcatggcgtaattaggtttaaaagattcgtctcgcaatttacacgtaatttgtgtaattattttttttactatatttaatactccatacatgtatccaaatatttaatgtgacaaGTGAAAAATTTTCGTTtcgaaactaaacagggcctaagtcaAGAACACACCATATTTATATACGTCCGTAATCACAACCTTTCCGAATTCCAATGGATGAACACGGGGCTTAATTGCTAATATATACCAGTATACTGCTGCACCTTTCATCCTCGCAATTAATTCTGCTAATTTTGTGCAGTGAATTTATTCACAGTTAGCTTAGGTGAAGCTGCACTCGGGTGGCGGCACTGGGCGCTTCTTGCTCTTGTCGGTGCAGTAGTCATAGGTCAGGTTCCCCCTCACGCCATCGTACGCCGCCTGCtgcgccgccgtcagcctcctGTACTCGCCGCCGTTCCACCACCACGTGTCCGGCGACCCGCAGTCGTCCgagctgacgccgccgccggcggcggcggcgcaggcgtcgACGGCGAAGCCCTGGAAGGCCGCGGTGAATGGCGCGCGGGCCCAGTCGACCTTGGTCCGGCCGCCGTCCGTCGCCCAGTCGGAGGCGTCCCACACGCTCCCCCGCGGCCGCATCGGCTTCGCCGGGAACTCGAACTCCGGGCCCCGGCTCGTCAGGTTCTTCAGCACCCTCACCGGCGTCTCGTCCACGAATATCCTGCCAAATAATTAATCAAATCGATGGCTTGTACATGTGATTTGTCTTAGCTTCTACAGAATTCAGGTGGTCATTTTGTAGGAGTTAGATTTATCCAGGTTTTAAATCTCCGTCTAGAGCTGCTTGAGAAGGGTCAACTGCTAAATGTTAtagcccgctatttaaaacaCTGGATTTATCCCATCGCTTATTGTATGTGCAAGTGTTTGTTGGTAGAGACGGAAGATGTAACTATTTCTACTATTTGTTTTAAAACAAAAGTGTATATAGCCGTCATGGTGACATTGAACTGAGCTTACACGAGGTGGAAGGGGTTCCAGAGGATGGAGTAGTCATGGAAGTCGGCAGCGGGGTCGAACCAGAGGCGGAGGCGCTGCTCGCGgtcgccgtggccgccgacgAAGACGTTGGTTTGTAGGGTGATGGGGTTGCCATCCTTGTCGCCAAGGAACTCGAAGTCCACCTCGTCCTGCACGTCCCTGTCTGGCTCTGACGCCAGCTACCCGTGCAATTtcagaaataaattaaattaattgttacaTTCAGTTAATTACTGGTGCTTAGTTTTTAGTCAATATTAAAGAACATGTGATAGGAATTAACACTTATATAATTAAGTGAAGTTGATTTAGCAGTTTAGCACTCACATAGTAGGCTGTCACAACGCCGGCAGTGTAGCCGGCAGGAACCTTGATCCTCATGTGGAAGAACCCTGAGCCGTACATCAACTTGGACCTGAATCCAGCACCTGCAtgcatgataattaatttgcatGATCACATCAAGCTAGTTAAGCataaaatagagagagaaaagaagcaaAAACTATGATCAAGCTGATCTAAATGCTGAATCTAACAGTGtcatatatataatctatcTCTGTGTATACCAGAGCTCTTGTCCATGGTGAGGCTAATCTGCGTGCCCTGGTTGACCAGGTGGTAGCCGTCTCCACCATATGTTGCCACGTAGTTGTCGTCGAacaccgtcgccaccgccggcggcggc from Oryza glaberrima chromosome 6, OglaRS2, whole genome shotgun sequence includes these protein-coding regions:
- the LOC127777426 gene encoding putative xyloglucan endotransglucosylase/hydrolase protein 1 — its product is MVFQVQPPWLLLLHLIAIAVLLLAVDSVPPAPAPPPAVATVFDDNYVATYGGDGYHLVNQGTQISLTMDKSSGAGFRSKLMYGSGFFHMRIKVPAGYTAGVVTAYYLASEPDRDVQDEVDFEFLGDKDGNPITLQTNVFVGGHGDREQRLRLWFDPAADFHDYSILWNPFHLVIFVDETPVRVLKNLTSRGPEFEFPAKPMRPRGSVWDASDWATDGGRTKVDWARAPFTAAFQGFAVDACAAAAGGGVSSDDCGSPDTWWWNGGEYRRLTAAQQAAYDGVRGNLTYDYCTDKSKKRPVPPPECSFT